In the genome of Vanessa cardui chromosome 18, ilVanCard2.1, whole genome shotgun sequence, the window aatttgtacaccccTGCCATCCTATCTCTCTCATCTatcaaaggttgcctggaagagatcgctgttttagcgataaggccgcctattgtacatttttcttttctttgtttttcttttactcctattatttttggtgtgcaataaagagtatataaataaataaataaatgtcgtcCGCCaactaataccataaaaaaagaaaactacagTCATAAAGAGACAAAACCTCTTAGTTTCCAAATTTGGATATTACTTATAGTACCAACCTTATTAAGTGGAAAAATTATGTCTGTTTATCCATAACTCTTAATGAATATTTCAGATATGTTAATGCTGGTTCATTATATGAAGACATTGAGGCAACTACTGATCTGTATGAAAAGTGTGAAAAGATTAAGCGAGTTTATGTTCTATACAACGAAATGACTGAAGATGAATTGATTAGGtaacacttttaattattaatatgtaatttttatttaaaaatagttaatttaataaatgtttgaagGCAGTTTTTAATACGACAGTTTTTAATAGGTATCTAAAAGATATTTtcgcattatatattttaatgttatatatgaatataatattaataatataaattataatattcctCTATTCTTCTCTTCtctattttgatgttttattgGTAAAGTCAATCTCAATTGTGGTTGGACTAAAgataaaaatgattttgatttgaaattgaCTTGACATTGGTTGAGATCTAAAATAATCTGTGGTTACTATAGATTCGCTAAAAAGTAGCACATAGTCAATCGAAGAGCTTACTTAAACCTAAGTTTATTTATCGATGCATCACAATAAAGCCGAGATGCATGCATCTCCACCCATGAGATTTCAATATTCCATGATGTGACAATCTACGGCGTGGTACAGTCAGCGTCAAATAATTAGAGACACTCagggtattaaaataattagacgcaaccaaaaagtcaataatatcggTACAAACAAAGTTTCCTTATTGTTGTCAACAGTATACGCGCTCAAATAGGTGAGacgtttaaaatgtcatatagatCGTTTCAGTCAAACCGCCATAAATATGGTTACAGTCATCTCGCCAGTGGTATCCAAGCATTCTAAGTGTTCAAAAATACGGAACGcattagaaaaatatactttactgctatatattttaaatacaatttgtcacatcaattaatattgaaatatttatgcatAATATGAAAGAGATAGAAACTACTGTTATCCTTTTCACTTTAAGCACGAGGTCACAGATGTCtcgttcttttaaaaaaatcgtgcATAGCCGTTTAGGACACTTGATTCTCAAACCAGTCTCTAATTATTTGACGCTGACTGTACCGGGTTTTATTTAACCAGTGTGGTGCAGGACCACAGATTAAGTCGGCCCTGCTTCTAATGCCCTAGAATCTATATTATAGACATGCACTCTatgtaataattgaaatatttttgttgacaGTTACATAAAGCTGCCTGTGTGGCTCCGTCGGTACACACCGGCATATAAATATGTGAAAATTTTGGAAACCGGAATTCAAGAATTGAAAAAATCAAAAGTTGATGATTATATAGTTTTAGCTGTCGACATTCTTTCGACACTTATAAAGCAAAGCGCATTCAGAGAACACAAGAAAGCGGAGTGGTATTCGGAGAAGGCGCTCATTCTGGATAAATTATTGTTCCTTCCCGAGCAggtaataatcaatttaattgatttaaaattgttattttggtttatttgtgacaaatatttgataaaaaaacataataggtatagtatgacacaacttagatgtcgcatcggtaaaattcgtaaaaccgataacatacgaattaagtacgctatcccaaattatcaatatttatttctcacgcgaatatgatctttgcacaaacgtaataacttgtaatatcacatgacctaatatattcgtcaatttgacgcgtcgatttacatgcacttgctttctctgacgcgtgaatttatagcgacgaatagcgcgatagggagctgtttctattggttgtgttaatcggcagtaatcggttttatttccattccattgcattttccgatgctacatctaatttgtgtcgtactataccttttTATATAAGTTGAGTGTTCCATTGTTTAGTTGTTATCTTTAAAGACTTCAGACCAAATCTCCGGGtcggaatataaaaataaatacagtggaTTTTTTGGGTAAGAAAGTCATGAGTACCCTTGTGTAGTCCAGAGTCTGGAAACACGCACATGCGTTTCGCTACGGCATTTTGATCTCCTGTTCGTCATACATAGATCATTTTGACAAGTTTATACTCGTGGTACCTTATATGGGCAGATATTCAATTGCTTTTTGAGAATTTTCACTTATTTTAGGCAGCTGAGGTACTATTAGAAGGTTTCAACTCGAACCTTCCAGAAAAATATCTAGATTTCATGCGACCTCGAGCTAAGCTGTTGGCGAATCGACAGACAAATCCCATAAGTTCAATTTTAAGGGAACAGTTGCTTTCGCGAGCTGATAAATATGACATACTGGAAAAGAATATAAAGGCGGTGCACATACAAAAACAGCCAATGTAGTGAGTGTAACATGTATTTACTTTGTATGTGGAAACTTGATattgttcaaaatcaaaataaactttattcaagtgagcttttacaagcacttttgaatcgtccccaaaatcttatggaaaaataagacaaaatcgactttattgttaattatcaaCCTGTATAACATTAACTACATTGTAGTGTGTTTGATTGTTTGATTTAATTGAAAGACCTTTGATCAAAAAACCGTCGAAATTTATTCATCAAGcgaaattattcataaacatagttttacaaaactttatGCCATCACACTGTAAAGTAGGAATTTTGCAGATACgattttgttcttgggacccgtcgatttaacaattaagtgaagttaccactaTTAGCTGCTCTAAACGTTCCACCCACTATGGGCGGCGTATAGTCTATTAAAGCctgaaatactaaaaaatacatagataaATGCCAATCATATTATGCCCATATTTCCGTGtgatttagaaatattataaaaccttaTAAATAAGGAAGAGATAGATAGATGTTTTTTCCTACTTTCCTACATTTTCAGTAATGGCGGTAGAGGCAAAATTAAATTCGAGACACGCACTGCCGATGGCATGCTCGTGCACGAAGCTGAGGAGTACTGTATATACCACTACATCAATGAGGGAAAATACACACACGGTAATTAATATCATACTAGTTTTAGtatttacgacctccgtggtcgagtggtgtgtacaccggttttcaagggtaccccactctgaggtcccgggttcgaatcccggccgagtcgatatagattatcattaggtttctatgttgtctcgggtctgggtgtttgtggtaccgtcgttacttctgattttccataacacaagtgctttagctacttacattgggatcagagtaatgtatgtgatgttgtctcatatatatttatttatattatatttatttatgtaaagctGTAGTGCCttacaacaacgacaacaacaacagcctgtaaattcccactgctgggctaaaggcctcctctcccttcgaggagaaggtttggaacatattccaccatgttgttccaatgcgggttggtggaatacacatgtggcagaatttatatgaaatttgtcacatgcaggtttcctcgcgatgttttccttcaccgccgagcacgagatgaattataaagacatattaagcacataaatcagcggtgctcgcctggattCGAACCctcaatcgtcggttaagatgcacgcgttctaaccactgggccatctcgactctttagtGCCTTATTTCACTTTAAATCGGAATACTTTCTTGTATTTAggcaaagaatatataaaatttaagaccttataatatattatattttctaatatatgcTGTGAAATCAAATTATTGGTACAATTGAGTAGACCCAAGGAGTATAACTTTTTTGAAAAACGAACATGatcttattcataatttattaaatttacttcttGGGAGAATCTTCATTTCTAAACAGTTTTAGCGTtgcatataatttacaaatccTTTAAACGATTCAAATGCCTGTAACAAATAACCAATAATAATCAACTTTCAGGTGGGCATTGGGAAGGCAAGATAGTGACTACAATTTTCTTCCTGTTATTCTGGGACATAATATACGCCCAATTGAAAGGCGTTCGTGGGATTTTCTTGTCCCACTACCAGACTTGCCCTCTGGACATGTTTTGCGAAGGCTTCTACAACAACAGGAAGGCTTTGATTGAGAAAAGACTTAAAGAAATAGAGGAATGTACGACTGAAGAACTTTTGGCCAAAATTGAAATCGCCTGGGAGAGTCGACCGGAAAGTGAGTGAATAAGCTGTAAATCAAAGTAACAGGCTTTTATCAATGattttgtagtaaacagatatgttattaacgcgcaaaaagtgaagactagaaatcgtcctaattgggacgtttgcctttagtcgttttacgtagtaatacgttataatacatcatacttacgtagtaatacgttttgcgtaattaaaccATCTAGTTATatccttttacttattgtttttatcaagctatcctttttacctgtaacgaaatgtaaaataaacggtccccggcgcggcacgcttttttctgttgtttagtatggataaaacatatctgtttattagaatatcattggcttttatttaattttttcgatATATGACGTATTTTATCTATGGTAAACATTACTTGAGTTGGAATTAGTATTCTCTTTTGTTAGGTTAGTAGTTGAATACTTGTAAAACAATCtccttttattaattgtatttatttatttatctagtaCTAGAAAAAAGTTGTTGCCAACCGGTATACGCACACTAGTCAATTTATATAATGGATTGTTAAGCTAtgaccttttttaattttacacacaGTTAGTTCGTTTGTGTaagtcagtggcggatttacaaatttgcctcTAGTAGGGTTTTCGATTTTTGCCACCCCAACtgacttttaaaaatagatacatttgtttagttcacaatcacaatttattatgaaattgaaaatttatgatTCGTTTTCTATCGTTCTCATTACATCATTTTTATAGTGATAGTGCCATGCTGTATAACTTCGGGTTAAAGCCGAATGGGCcagcacgcccggggaagtaccagtCTCACTTAAGAttggcgtaaagtggtagctttGCTACCGTGTTTCGTCCGGCAAGTGAGAGTTCCAAaaccaaaacttgatggttgtgtagaatttggttaaattacttcaggagggtaccatcagcgacagcagTGGAGAATCCTTCTGGGCATCCATGTACAGGACGTACACCAGCTGAGCAGGGATGCCTCCGAatggaggggggggggggggggcggatGGTCAATTTTGCGCTTgtcactgttcggggcaagcggagcaggcatcataaggcaaaccataccaccctcgctgtggacttctgcaacataaggagACTCAACTCCAACCCCAATGCCGTTCACTTCCACCTTGAGACGACatagccggccttgctctttctaaccgaaaCCCaaatatcttctcctgccgatacgacctTTCTTTCGTATCCCGGGTACAAATTTGAACACTCCTTTGTACCActagctggggtatgcgttaacgtcagagatgatatctgttctcgacgcctcggcagccttgaataGCAGGTCCTGTCGATTATCTGGTTGCGCGTAGACTGCTAtaaccatccgcgaatctatgcgtgcctttatagacCCCATAGCGGAGATggcgaaaccgaccgactggttgagcacgtccaaatggctacagattccgtgctgcagcagattccaccCGCAGAggtcattattctgggcgactttaatgcccaccacgctgaatggctcgcctcacgcaccaccgatcattcGAGTAGATCTGTTccggacttcgctctagcatatgatctgacacaactggtcaactcgccaacgcgaacacaggatgtggaggatcatgcACCTTgtctgttggaccttctgctgacttcgcatcccgatggctatcaggttaagAGGAAACTGTTGTATTAGgttctctcttcgcgtcgaaatcgactctggatgaccaaggaaagtctccaccaacGGTTctgcggtgtgataccacgatgccggagtttaaattccggcaaagtgcagttcgtaaagcacttctttccttggatattcataagtcgagaAGATcggatggcatccctccaatcgtgctacggacatgtgctcccgagttggtaTCGAtattaacgcgtcttttccggcaaccctacacattaggcgtcgtctcGAACTCCTGGAaaacagctttggtgcatctgATCCCTAAAAAAGCAACCGCTCAGAGCCGTCCAATTAtcggcctatagccatcacctccttgctctctaaggtaatggagtcccttattaactgccagctcctgcggaatctagaggagaatcagctgattagtgaccgccagtacggtttccgtcggggtcgctcagccggtgatcttctagtttgccttactcacaggtgggcggaagcagttgagagcaagggggaggtaTTAGCAGCTAGTTTGGACATAGGAAGGCTTTGTGTGGCataaagcgcttctttcgaagctcccttcctatgggcttcccgggaaattgtgcaattggattaccagcgttttggcagatcggagcatcaaggtcgttgtcgacggtgcatgctctgacgtacaattcgtcaatgctggtgtttcacaaggctgcgttctatcatgggtgatagaacgcagccttgtggaacagaGTGgtctctgtttcttctgcatatccatgatttgttgcaaatcagtaacattcactgctatagACGATAGTACCGTAGACACCTCATACACCGGCTGGGCttatatttctcgggaaaacgtcgaaaaCTTTACAAGGCACAATTTCGGCCCCTCATGGAATACTGTTCTCACCTCTGGACGGATGCTCCCCAGTATCAGCTCCTTCCATTAGACCGTATTcaacgcagagcggctcgaattatctacgatatatattttttattactgtaacaTAAAGACATTTTGGACTAAATTttccgcccctctaaatctgccgccctaggttCCAGCCTACTGGTAAATCTGCCACTGGTGTAAGTTCCTTTGTAGTGCTTCTCTATATAGATGTATAAGTAATCCAAGCATAGAGGTGTAACGGGAGCGCTCGTCGCAGCGGAGGTGTCGGGCGTGCATGTCGGCGTGGGGCGgggggcggcgcgcgcggcggcggcggggcTGGCGCCGGCGGGCGTGGCGCGGCTGTGCGCACGTCTGGCTGCCGACTATGCGCACGCGCACTCCGGCTTCCCCGACCTCACGCTGTGGAACGAGCACACGGGCGAGGTAGGCTAACGGtaggatttaaaggtctggaggcccccgggccacaaagtaGTGGGGGCCCTAGGCAAACAGAAGCGTgtacaacctaataattatattatcatgaattaattacttttttttatttcaatcagtaagctatgatttatttacttgtatggtaacttttaaaatattaaataataacattattatatttatatttgttaacttgctgaaaactgtggcccccactaatgtggaggccccagggcagttgccccggttgccctcccctaaatacggtcCTGGTTGCTCGGTTCAAACGGTTGAATCGAGGAACGATTGTTTTTCTTCGACTTCAAGTGTTCGTATAATTACCGGCACGAGCGGCGTAACATTTTCATTGGTGGCGTGTAACGTATTGTTAATATCGACCAATGTCTACCTGTCAGCTCTACTGTAAATAAGAGAAGGATTTACTTGTAACTGTTCCAAAATTtcaataatcgttttttttttttcataccaaAAAACTCACGACTTACAAAACAGATTTCACGTTTATAAGAAACTAGACATTTAACGTCcgttatatcatatataatgattatatatgtGGGATATAgctagatttatatatattctttattatttatttcaacgtaATGATATCAATCTCAGTGACAGacagaatataaaaactaacaGACGTTTCTGACATTACAAGTGGCCAGtcattatcaaatacataatatacttaaaaatatataaactatttccacatatatgtatgtcaatATGACAATTAtgtctttttattatatcaatagtAATGAAAtactataacaaataaatagattGCATTCGTGGAAGTGAAGACGGACTCGGACAAGCCGTCAATGAAGCAGATCCAGTGGATGCACTACATGCAACAGCACGGCATCCACACGGAGTTCTGCTACGTGGGCGCGCACACGGGCCGGGCGCGCTCGCGCAACACGCAGGCGCTGCGTTTGTAGCACGAAAGCGTTCGAAACGGTTGTGTACACTACTGAAAGAACCA includes:
- the LOC124537450 gene encoding fanconi-associated nuclease 1-like isoform X2, which translates into the protein MDTKRKKKFNLSITKTPTKSPKLTLETEHVVDLISDEDDEESISSKTCELNQSQTSSSESTLIYTPEMQHKSPVNQSPCGEISNKSSMSPGSGYKSLNKSSPSFRSPSTSRKYFSPTKKRSIAVRTPTKAKRNLSDIISKCEKQSIFNNEEFLQASNNVDDTTIFLLKIIYQFLCDDNLKPLLEESSCSLLSSAMTVKKPGMRLVCRLYWHKEGWRRWDQVKKIMIGKFQVDDPTLHEAINSLIESGFITVANSNNGEEIGFDELLKILKQDELKLICKEFKIKSTKKEEAVQSLKNFCSKKTNITNYFGGSKSTNETRVLNLLRSKVGPCYKLSDAARNTLKELYILMYLGLDYTIIKEKKLELMLINDKIKRETYPIDKDMEIDNASLVFKNREQFLKYVNAGSLYEDIEATTDLYEKCEKIKRVYVLYNEMTEDELISYIKLPVWLRRYTPAYKYVKILETGIQELKKSKVDDYIVLAVDILSTLIKQSAFREHKKAEWYSEKALILDKLLFLPEQAAEVLLEGFNSNLPEKYLDFMRPRAKLLANRQTNPISSILREQLLSRADKYDILEKNIKAVHIQKQPMYNGGRGKIKFETRTADGMLVHEAEEYCIYHYINEGKYTHGGHWEGKIVTTIFFLLFWDIIYAQLKGVRGIFLSHYQTCPLDMFCEGFYNNRKALIEKRLKEIEECTTEELLAKIEIAWESRPETEVSGVHVGVGRGAARAAAAGLAPAGVARLCARLAADYAHAHSGFPDLTLWNEHTGEIAFVEVKTDSDKPSMKQIQWMHYMQQHGIHTEFCYVGAHTGRARSRNTQALRL